The Rhizobium leguminosarum DNA segment AATTCGGTAGCGGCGCGCTTCATTTTCGCCGCAAACGGGTCTAAGTCTGCCAGCCTGAGAACGTCGATGACAAAAGGCAGGTTGAACCATGACTTTCATGCCCCAGAGCCAGAACACCATTGATCCCGTCAAGCTGGAGAAGCTTGCGAAAGTTGCCGTCAAGGTCGGGCTGCAATTGCAGAAGGGTCAGGATCTGGTGATTACCGCGCCGGTGGTGGCGCTGCCGCTCGTTCGCCTGATCACCAAACACGCCTATCAGGCCGGCGCCGGCCTCGTCACCGCCTTCTATTCCGACGAGGAAACGACGCTTTCGCGCTATCAGCATGGCAGCGACGAGAGCTTCGACCGCGCCTCCGGCTGGCTCTACGAGGGCATGGCCAAGGCCTATGCCAACGGAGCGGCCCGTCTGGCGATCGCCGGCGACAATCCTTTGCTGCTTTCCGAGCAGGACGCCGACAAGGTCGGCCGCGCCAATCGCGCCACATCAACCGCCTACAAGCCGGCGCTGGAAAAGATCTCGAATTTCGACATCAACTGGAACATCGTTTCCTATCCCAATCCGTCCTGGGCCAAGGTGGTCTTCCCCGACGATCCCGAACCGATCGCCATTGCCAAGCTCGCCAAGGCGATCTTTGCCGCCTCGCGCGTCGATGTCAGCGATCCGGTCGCCGCTTGGGCCGAGCACAATGCCAATCTGGCCAAGCGCTCCGCCTGGCTGAACGGCGAGCGCTTCGCTTCGCTGCATTTCAAGGGACCGGGCACTGACCTGACGGTCGGGCTTGCCGACGGGCATGAATGGCATGGCGGCGCGTCCACCGCCAAGAACGGCATTACCTGCAATCCGAACATCCCGACCGAGGAAGTCTTCACCACGCCGCATGCGCTGCGCGTCGAAGGCCATGTTTCGAGCACCAAGCCGCTTTCGCACCAGGGCACGCTGATCGACAATATCCAGGTGCGTTTCGAGGCCGGCCGCATCGTCGAGGCCAAGGCGTCGCGCGGCGAAAAAGTGTTGAACAAGGTGCTCGATACCGACGACGGCGCGCGCCGGCTCGGCGAAGTGGCGCTGGTGCCGCATTCCTCGCCGATTTCGGCCAGCGGCATCCTGTTCTACAACACGCTGTTCGACGAGAACGCCTCGTGCCACATCGCGCTCGGCCAGTGCTATACCAAGTGCTTCCTCGACGGCGCGACACTGAGCCAGGAGCAGATCAAGGCGCAGGGCGGCAATTCCAGCCTGATCCATATCGACTGGATGATCGGCTCGGATAAGGTCGATATCGACGGCGTCAAGCCCGATGGCTCGCGGGTTCCGGTGATGCGGCAGGGCGAATGGGCCTGATCGGAATCAATATGCGCTGACTGAGCCAGACGCTGGCAAGCACCGTGGCGAGGCCGGCGATCTGCGCCGGCGCCAGGCTCTGGCCGAGCGCCAGCCAGCCAAGCAGTGTCGCGACCAGCGGGCTCAGAAAGCCGAGTGACGAGACTGCCGAGGGTTCGATGCGCGACAGGCCGCGAAACCACAGCAGATAGGTGAAGGCAGCGCCGATCAGGCCGAGATAGGCGATGCCGGCAATGTTTGCGATGCTCGGTGCCGGTAGCGCCGGTTCGAGGCAAAGCGCAAAGGGCACCAGCAGGATGCCGCCTGCCGTCAATTGCCAGGCGGTGAAGGTGAGGTTCGAGACCGGCGGCGCCCAGCGCCGTGTCAGCACCGTGCCGAAGGCCATCGAGACGGCGCCGGCGAGACCGGCAGCGACCCCTGCGGGATCGAGCCCCGCCGTCGGCGTCAGTACCAGCAACCCGACACCGGCCATGCCGGCGAAACCGGCCAACACGGCGAGCGGCCGGACCGGCTTGCCGAGAAAAAACCGCGACAGCGCGATGACGATCAGCGGCTGCACCGCGCCGACCGTTGCGGCAACGCCGCCCGGCAGCCTGTAGGCGGAGACGAAGAGCATCGCCCAGAAGAACGAGAAGTTCAGCGCGCCGAGAACGAAGGCCCTTCCCCACCAGATGCCGGACGGCAGCTTTCTCACCAGCAGCAGAAGCAGCAGGCCGGCTGGCAGCGCCCGCAGCATCGCCACCGTCAACGGATACCCGGCCGGCAGGGATGCGGTGGTGACGATGTAGGTGCTGCCCCAGATGGCGGGTGCGAGTGCGGTCATCGCAAGATCGGTGGCATAACCGGAATTTGTCTTCATCTCAAGAATCTCTATTTCAAGATAAATCCATCCTACACCTTCTTATCTTGACGTCAAGATAATGAATGCTATCGATGGACGATGAGCAAAGACGGCAAGATCGACCACGTCGACAAGATCCTGGCGCAATGGCGACGGGAGCGGCCGGATCTCGACGTCGAACCGATGGGCATCCTCGGGCGCCTGAAGCGCCTCAGCACCCATCTCGGCCGCGAAGTGGAGGCAGTGCTGCTGAAGCAGGGGCTTTCGACCTCCGCCTTCGACGTGCTGGCGACGCTACGCCGCGCCGGTGCGCCCCACCGGCTTTCGCCGGGCGAGCTTCTCGAGATGACCATGGTCAGCTCCGGCACGATGACGAACCGCATCGACCAGCTGGAAAAGGCGGGCTTCGTCGAGCGGATCCTCAATCCCGACGACCGCAGGAGCGTGCTCATCGCGCTGACGGAAAAGGGACGTGTGACGGTCGAGACCGCTGTCGACGCCCATGTCGCCAATCAGCACCGGCTGTCAAAAAACCTGAGCGCTGCCGAAAAGGCGGACCTCGACAGGCTGTTGCGCAAATTCCTTGCGGATTTCGAGTAATTTTCGCACGCTTGCCGATGATGATGAACACCGCGGTTATGCCATGCAGCATTCCGGGGCCTGCTTCGAAGGCTCGGAGATGGTGGCATCTGGAAAGAAATCCCGCCGCTCTTGCCGCATCGCTTCTGCAATCATATCGGCATCCTCATTGCTGATGCCGAACAAACCGAAGCGGAGCTGATAGCCCCAATTGGGGCCGACCTGCGTGAAGGCGAGCCGGCCGAGCAGCGGCCGGATCAGGGTTTCCTCCTCAGGCCACCAATCGACATCCCGCCGCCAGGGCCTGAAACCACTTTCCATCTCCACCTGATAAGGCGCCCCATTGCGTGCCGCGCCGATCGCGGTGAAAGCTTGCAGGCGGTCCTTGCCGCCAAAGACGACGGTGGGCGAGTAATAGATGACACGATCCCCAGGCGTGATTCGCCTGAGGGGTGACGCCTTGCCGTGACAGACCTGCATGAAACCGGCTTGACGGCCGATGCGGACATGCGCTGCGGAAGCGACGGCGATCCAGGCATTGGCCATGGCTCAAACCTCCTCGGACAGGGTGTAGACCCGCAGGCGATGGCCATCGGGATCGGCCGCGACGAAGCTTCGGCCGAAGTCAAGATCGGTCGGCGCCATGACGATGTTGGCGCCCTTGGCCTGCCAGTCGGCATGGGTCGCATCGACCTTGCTGGCCGTGGAAACCTTGAACCCGATCTCGCTGCCGCCGCCGGCTGTCGCCGGCGCGGGCTCCACACCGGCTTTGCCCCAGAGACCGAGCCCCAGGCCGGACGGCAGGATAAACATGGCGAAGGTTGCACTTGCCTCCACGGGCTCCCGCCCAAGCAGCGTGGTGTAGAAGCGGGCGCTGGCCGGGGCGTCGGTCACGTAGAGAAGAATGCTGTTGCGGTCGGACATAAGGATCTCCCGTCGTTGGTTGGACGCGAGGACCTTATGATCTGATACTGCCAGAAACTGGCAGTATCATTTGT contains these protein-coding regions:
- a CDS encoding aminopeptidase; the protein is MTFMPQSQNTIDPVKLEKLAKVAVKVGLQLQKGQDLVITAPVVALPLVRLITKHAYQAGAGLVTAFYSDEETTLSRYQHGSDESFDRASGWLYEGMAKAYANGAARLAIAGDNPLLLSEQDADKVGRANRATSTAYKPALEKISNFDINWNIVSYPNPSWAKVVFPDDPEPIAIAKLAKAIFAASRVDVSDPVAAWAEHNANLAKRSAWLNGERFASLHFKGPGTDLTVGLADGHEWHGGASTAKNGITCNPNIPTEEVFTTPHALRVEGHVSSTKPLSHQGTLIDNIQVRFEAGRIVEAKASRGEKVLNKVLDTDDGARRLGEVALVPHSSPISASGILFYNTLFDENASCHIALGQCYTKCFLDGATLSQEQIKAQGGNSSLIHIDWMIGSDKVDIDGVKPDGSRVPVMRQGEWA
- a CDS encoding EamA family transporter; amino-acid sequence: MKTNSGYATDLAMTALAPAIWGSTYIVTTASLPAGYPLTVAMLRALPAGLLLLLLVRKLPSGIWWGRAFVLGALNFSFFWAMLFVSAYRLPGGVAATVGAVQPLIVIALSRFFLGKPVRPLAVLAGFAGMAGVGLLVLTPTAGLDPAGVAAGLAGAVSMAFGTVLTRRWAPPVSNLTFTAWQLTAGGILLVPFALCLEPALPAPSIANIAGIAYLGLIGAAFTYLLWFRGLSRIEPSAVSSLGFLSPLVATLLGWLALGQSLAPAQIAGLATVLASVWLSQRILIPIRPIRPAASPEPASHRA
- a CDS encoding MarR family winged helix-turn-helix transcriptional regulator yields the protein MSKDGKIDHVDKILAQWRRERPDLDVEPMGILGRLKRLSTHLGREVEAVLLKQGLSTSAFDVLATLRRAGAPHRLSPGELLEMTMVSSGTMTNRIDQLEKAGFVERILNPDDRRSVLIALTEKGRVTVETAVDAHVANQHRLSKNLSAAEKADLDRLLRKFLADFE
- a CDS encoding EVE domain-containing protein yields the protein MANAWIAVASAAHVRIGRQAGFMQVCHGKASPLRRITPGDRVIYYSPTVVFGGKDRLQAFTAIGAARNGAPYQVEMESGFRPWRRDVDWWPEEETLIRPLLGRLAFTQVGPNWGYQLRFGLFGISNEDADMIAEAMRQERRDFFPDATISEPSKQAPECCMA
- a CDS encoding VOC family protein gives rise to the protein MSDRNSILLYVTDAPASARFYTTLLGREPVEASATFAMFILPSGLGLGLWGKAGVEPAPATAGGGSEIGFKVSTASKVDATHADWQAKGANIVMAPTDLDFGRSFVAADPDGHRLRVYTLSEEV